Proteins encoded by one window of Ralstonia sp. RRA:
- a CDS encoding NAD(P)-dependent oxidoreductase: MTTLVTGATGGLGRNAVDALLAQGARVRATGRDAAQREAFLARGIDYVPADLARLTPTTLDALFEGVDTVWHCAALSSPWGAYDDFYAANVRATTTLAEGAVKRGVRRFVHISTPSIYFDYQHHANLPETYRPARFANHYAETKMLAEDAIQQHVSAQHGTRFVILRPRGLFGPHDRVVLPRILHLLKLRGGTLPLPRGGAARMDLTYLENVVHAMQCATTAEVPSGAAYNITNHAPATLRDLLDQLLGQQLGLRYRIRAVPYPAMALAARLMESASSVTHREPLLTRYSAAALHYDMTLANDRARAELGYVPPIDMAEGIRRTAHWLREHGNRIWQR, translated from the coding sequence ATGACGACACTGGTGACCGGCGCCACGGGCGGACTGGGCCGCAACGCTGTCGATGCGTTGCTGGCACAGGGTGCGCGCGTGCGTGCTACTGGGCGCGATGCCGCGCAGCGAGAAGCCTTTCTTGCACGTGGTATCGACTACGTACCGGCCGATCTCGCACGCCTCACACCGACCACATTGGATGCGCTGTTCGAGGGTGTCGATACGGTCTGGCATTGCGCGGCGCTGTCGTCGCCGTGGGGTGCCTATGACGACTTCTACGCGGCCAACGTGCGTGCAACGACAACTCTGGCCGAAGGCGCGGTCAAACGCGGCGTTCGGCGCTTCGTGCATATCTCCACGCCGTCGATCTACTTCGACTACCAGCACCACGCGAACCTGCCCGAGACCTATCGCCCCGCCCGTTTCGCCAATCATTACGCGGAAACCAAGATGCTGGCGGAAGACGCGATTCAGCAGCACGTGTCTGCGCAACACGGCACCCGCTTCGTCATCCTGCGCCCGCGCGGTCTGTTCGGCCCGCACGACCGCGTGGTGCTGCCGCGCATCCTGCATCTGCTGAAGCTGCGCGGCGGCACACTGCCCCTGCCGCGTGGCGGCGCCGCGCGCATGGACCTGACCTATCTGGAGAACGTGGTGCACGCCATGCAGTGCGCCACCACGGCCGAGGTGCCCAGCGGCGCCGCGTACAACATCACCAACCATGCGCCTGCCACGCTGCGCGATCTGCTGGACCAGTTGCTAGGGCAGCAGCTTGGCTTGCGCTACCGTATTCGCGCGGTGCCATATCCGGCCATGGCGCTGGCGGCGCGCCTCATGGAATCGGCCAGTAGCGTCACGCACCGCGAGCCGCTGCTCACGCGCTACAGCGCCGCCGCCCTGCACTACGACATGACGCTCGCCAACGACCGTGCGCGCGCCGAACTCGGCTACGTGCCGCCCATCGACATGGCGGAAGGCATCCGCCGCACTGCCCACTGGTTACGTGAACATGGCAACCGCATATGGCAACGCTAA
- a CDS encoding sterol desaturase family protein → MNAFALPLALMLGCVLLELAALKWWRGQPLPWRDVILNLNSGHVLMWLCRGLEVAGFTWLYANASLHWVDSWPPVIGWAFAFVAWDLGFYWLHRMHHRFSFLWAIHAVHHEGEHFNLSLGVRNAWLSSLTSLPFFVPLALLGVTPEMFAAVSGLHYSVQFYNHCGLVGSSGVLDTFMVTPANHRVHHGCNPEYIDRNFGGTLLLWDKVFGTYQRALPGVPIRYGVHKPTHSDNPFWANIVPALHWLGLRAPHLQRDTRVTPVGWIATGGVLLFGVVIDYVRTDGFWPSHWQAAWFALILLLTVALGGLSDGRTWGRWLWSLLALALPALMIRVCGTGDALSNGLATALGVHGLACGLWHALRTGTPLQSSPHAESQ, encoded by the coding sequence ATGAATGCATTTGCCCTGCCGCTGGCCCTGATGCTCGGCTGCGTGCTGCTGGAGCTGGCTGCGCTCAAATGGTGGCGCGGCCAGCCGCTGCCGTGGCGTGACGTCATCCTCAACCTGAACTCCGGTCACGTGCTGATGTGGTTGTGCCGCGGCCTGGAGGTGGCCGGCTTCACCTGGCTGTATGCCAATGCCAGCCTGCATTGGGTAGACAGTTGGCCCCCGGTCATCGGCTGGGCCTTTGCCTTTGTGGCATGGGATCTGGGCTTCTACTGGCTGCACCGCATGCATCATCGGTTCAGCTTCCTGTGGGCCATTCACGCGGTGCATCACGAGGGCGAGCACTTCAACCTGTCGCTGGGGGTGCGCAATGCGTGGCTGTCTTCGCTGACGTCGCTGCCATTTTTTGTGCCGCTGGCGCTGCTGGGTGTAACTCCGGAGATGTTTGCGGCGGTGTCGGGCCTGCATTATTCCGTGCAGTTCTACAACCACTGCGGGCTGGTGGGCAGCTCGGGCGTGCTCGACACGTTCATGGTCACGCCAGCCAACCACCGCGTGCACCACGGCTGCAACCCGGAATACATCGACCGCAACTTCGGCGGCACGCTGCTGCTGTGGGACAAGGTGTTCGGCACCTACCAGCGCGCCCTGCCCGGCGTGCCGATCCGCTATGGCGTACACAAGCCCACGCACAGCGACAACCCGTTCTGGGCCAACATCGTGCCTGCGCTGCACTGGCTCGGCCTGCGTGCGCCGCATCTGCAGCGCGACACGCGCGTGACACCTGTCGGCTGGATTGCCACCGGCGGCGTGTTGCTCTTTGGCGTGGTGATCGACTATGTGCGCACCGATGGTTTCTGGCCAAGCCACTGGCAGGCCGCGTGGTTCGCGCTCATCCTGCTGCTGACGGTTGCACTGGGCGGCCTGTCGGACGGACGCACGTGGGGCCGCTGGCTGTGGTCTTTGCTGGCGCTCGCGCTGCCTGCGCTGATGATCCGCGTGTGCGGTACTGGCGATGCGCTCTCCAATGGCCTGGCCACTGCGCTGGGTGTGCATGGCCTCGCCTGCGGCCTGTGGCATGCGCTGCGTACGGGCACGCCGTTGCAATCTTCACCCCATGCCGAATCTCAGTAA
- a CDS encoding phosphatase PAP2 family protein codes for MSPLATRLRHMALGWSSVGLVYGTCGVLQGVGTVVPETALDRAIPFSTSGIWLYLSFFALIPLAYLLADMHRLRWLERAMQISALVSGAVFLLWPTTLHYPPLADGSLPASAQRMLMAMDSSQNCLPSLHGALTVLSVWALADARKPIRTLLAAAWGLGVLYATIQTRRHVALDLSAGVAVGVLCGMAVRHWLAQRALTLSIEPVST; via the coding sequence ATGAGCCCGCTCGCCACACGCTTGCGTCACATGGCACTGGGCTGGAGCTCAGTCGGCCTGGTCTACGGCACATGCGGTGTGCTGCAAGGGGTGGGCACCGTGGTGCCCGAGACGGCGCTGGACCGTGCCATCCCGTTCAGCACGTCCGGCATCTGGCTGTACCTGTCGTTCTTTGCGCTGATTCCGCTGGCGTATCTGCTGGCCGACATGCATCGGCTGCGCTGGCTGGAACGCGCCATGCAGATAAGCGCCCTGGTGAGCGGCGCGGTCTTCCTGCTCTGGCCGACCACGCTGCACTACCCGCCGCTGGCGGACGGGTCTCTGCCGGCCAGCGCGCAACGCATGCTGATGGCCATGGACTCAAGCCAGAACTGTCTGCCATCCCTGCATGGCGCGCTCACGGTGCTCTCCGTCTGGGCGCTGGCCGATGCGCGCAAACCCATCCGTACGCTGCTGGCTGCGGCGTGGGGGCTTGGCGTGCTGTACGCAACCATCCAGACGCGCCGGCACGTTGCGCTCGACCTGTCCGCCGGTGTGGCGGTGGGCGTGCTGTGCGGCATGGCCGTGCGCCATTGGCTCGCACAGCGCGCTCTAACCCTCTCGATTGAACCCGTATCGACATGA
- a CDS encoding MBL fold metallo-hydrolase, producing the protein MATLTVFEAGYCTHTACVALRGAGLRTCAFPARAWLIETAGRRWLWDTGYASHFHDHTRSGLFAIYRKVTPVYFDTSESMAAQLAQQGLRPADLDGLIVSHFHGDHVAGLRDFPGVPVICSGEGWMHLRALRGVSALRRAFVPGLIPEDFETRTRFVEQFEQVALPPELAPFTSAWAVPDSNGDVLLVPLPGHAAGHIGAFVRTHDGWVLLAADAAWSPLSYRELRGPSVLAYSIMEDRHAYFDTLRKLHALDAGGHVRILLTHEGTL; encoded by the coding sequence ATGGCAACGCTAACGGTCTTTGAAGCCGGCTACTGCACGCACACCGCCTGCGTGGCGCTGCGCGGCGCGGGCCTGCGCACGTGTGCGTTTCCAGCGCGCGCATGGCTGATCGAAACCGCCGGCCGCCGCTGGCTGTGGGACACGGGCTATGCGTCGCACTTTCACGACCACACGCGCAGCGGCCTGTTTGCGATCTACCGCAAGGTCACGCCGGTGTACTTCGATACATCCGAATCGATGGCGGCGCAGCTTGCACAGCAGGGGCTGCGGCCGGCCGATCTGGACGGGCTGATCGTCTCGCACTTCCACGGTGACCACGTGGCCGGCTTGCGCGACTTTCCCGGTGTACCCGTCATCTGCTCGGGCGAGGGCTGGATGCACTTGCGCGCGCTGCGTGGAGTCTCCGCATTGCGGCGCGCTTTCGTGCCGGGGCTGATTCCCGAAGATTTCGAAACGCGCACGCGCTTTGTCGAACAGTTCGAGCAAGTCGCGCTGCCGCCCGAGTTGGCGCCGTTCACATCGGCGTGGGCTGTGCCCGACAGCAACGGCGACGTATTGCTCGTGCCGCTGCCCGGCCACGCAGCCGGACACATCGGCGCCTTTGTCCGCACACACGATGGCTGGGTGCTGCTGGCGGCGGATGCGGCGTGGTCACCGCTGAGCTATCGCGAACTGCGCGGGCCCTCGGTATTGGCATACAGCATCATGGAAGACCGCCACGCCTACTTCGACACGCTGCGCAAACTGCACGCGCTGGACGCAGGCGGCCACGTACGCATCCTGCTCACGCACGAGGGTACGCTGTGA
- a CDS encoding F390 synthetase-related protein: protein MTAFHRLLWSYWQTRRLQPTNRAALEAHQQHQIARFTQRVLTRSPYFRVFASKPMREWPLMDKATMMANFDTMNTAGLRLDDVLACARQAEQSRDFRPMVGPYSVGLSSGTSGGRGVFVVSPAERAQWAGVLLAKLLPRGLLHGERVALFLRANNNLYTAVRNPWLTFAFFDLFAPFASHRAPLEALRPTIVVGPAQVLRALALEKLAGRLDIAPVQVLSGAEVLEPMDRALLAQAFGNVGEVYQATEGFLGATCSHGTLHLNEAHVHIEPQWLDDRRFAPIVTDFTRSTQPIVRYRLDDILIRRDPALPPCPCGNPAMAIERIEGRCDDTLVLPAHGGGTVTLFADVCSRALAQALPLQADYRLVQIDAHTLALSIHPADADIVRACQSHLADVFACQGVDMTRVTWHPAPQDIATDFTTKRRRIVRLAASGAAQ, encoded by the coding sequence GTGACCGCGTTCCACCGCCTGCTGTGGTCGTACTGGCAGACACGCCGGTTGCAGCCAACCAACCGTGCCGCGCTGGAGGCGCACCAGCAACACCAGATTGCGCGCTTCACGCAGCGTGTGCTCACACGCAGCCCGTACTTCCGCGTCTTCGCATCGAAGCCGATGCGCGAGTGGCCGTTGATGGACAAGGCCACGATGATGGCCAACTTCGACACCATGAACACCGCCGGCCTGCGCCTGGACGATGTGCTGGCCTGCGCGCGCCAGGCCGAGCAGTCGCGCGACTTCCGACCGATGGTCGGGCCGTATTCGGTGGGCCTGTCTTCCGGCACGTCGGGCGGACGCGGCGTGTTTGTCGTCAGCCCTGCGGAGCGCGCCCAGTGGGCCGGCGTCCTGCTGGCCAAGCTGCTGCCGCGCGGGCTGCTGCATGGTGAACGTGTCGCCCTGTTCCTGCGTGCCAACAACAATCTGTACACGGCAGTGCGCAACCCGTGGCTGACGTTCGCGTTCTTCGATTTGTTTGCGCCGTTCGCGTCGCACCGCGCGCCGCTGGAGGCATTGCGGCCAACCATCGTCGTGGGGCCGGCGCAGGTGCTGCGCGCGCTGGCGCTGGAGAAGCTGGCAGGCAGGCTGGACATTGCGCCGGTGCAAGTGCTCTCTGGCGCCGAGGTGCTTGAGCCGATGGACCGCGCGCTGCTGGCGCAGGCATTCGGCAACGTGGGCGAGGTCTACCAGGCCACCGAGGGTTTCCTGGGCGCCACCTGTTCACACGGCACGCTGCACCTGAACGAAGCACATGTGCACATCGAGCCGCAGTGGCTGGACGACCGTCGCTTTGCGCCCATCGTCACGGATTTCACGCGCAGCACACAGCCCATCGTGCGTTACCGGCTCGATGACATTCTCATCCGCCGTGACCCTGCACTGCCGCCCTGCCCCTGCGGCAACCCTGCAATGGCCATTGAGCGCATCGAGGGCCGCTGCGACGACACGCTGGTCCTACCCGCACACGGCGGTGGCACCGTCACGCTGTTTGCCGATGTGTGCTCGCGCGCCCTGGCGCAAGCGCTGCCGCTGCAGGCCGACTACCGCCTGGTGCAGATCGATGCGCACACGTTGGCGCTCTCCATCCACCCCGCCGATGCCGACATCGTCCGCGCGTGTCAGTCGCATCTGGCGGACGTCTTTGCGTGCCAGGGTGTCGACATGACACGCGTGACGTGGCACCCAGCACCGCAAGACATTGCGACCGACTTCACCACCAAGCGGCGTCGCATCGTCCGGCTTGCCGCATCGGGAGCCGCGCAATGA
- a CDS encoding acyl-CoA desaturase: MPNLSKLRYASPRSSTLADDLRGAAHGYLQANGDHRFADLGLIVKGLFLAICAALFYVTMVTATSPVVFVVAYLAFPFFAMLLAMNVLHDGAHRALSPWAWLDGAMIRLTAIPLGIEPAYWTVRHVHYHHAHANIEHYDLDTAANCFLRQTPFQPWYPQFRYQHRYWPLIAALSLPYINWIYDWSDRLGLTALKADRVLPGLRGWATFLCAKALHLLMAVAVPAWVAHQLGLGWGWVAFGYFVGQMLASCVLVALILGTHWADVTFYLPPESGQLPHTWHEHAFHTACDWQPQPAWIGYWLGGLNWHLTHHLFPTYSHRHYPALAACVAEVARAHALDYRTLTYPELLAAQQTFLRAMGERPS; this comes from the coding sequence ATGCCGAATCTCAGTAAGCTCCGCTACGCCTCGCCGCGCTCCTCTACGCTGGCGGATGACCTGCGTGGTGCCGCGCATGGGTACCTGCAGGCAAACGGCGACCACCGCTTTGCCGACCTCGGCCTGATCGTCAAAGGCCTGTTCCTCGCGATCTGCGCGGCGCTGTTCTATGTGACCATGGTCACGGCGACGAGCCCGGTCGTCTTCGTGGTGGCGTATCTCGCGTTTCCGTTCTTCGCGATGCTGCTGGCGATGAACGTGCTGCACGATGGCGCGCACCGGGCGCTGTCGCCGTGGGCGTGGTTGGACGGCGCCATGATCCGGCTCACCGCCATCCCCCTCGGCATCGAGCCCGCGTACTGGACAGTGCGCCATGTGCATTACCACCACGCGCACGCCAACATCGAGCACTACGACCTCGACACTGCCGCCAACTGCTTCCTGCGACAGACGCCGTTTCAGCCGTGGTACCCGCAATTTCGATATCAGCATCGTTACTGGCCGTTGATCGCCGCGCTGTCGCTGCCCTACATCAACTGGATTTACGACTGGTCAGACCGCCTCGGTCTCACCGCACTCAAAGCAGACCGCGTGCTGCCCGGCCTGCGTGGTTGGGCAACCTTTCTGTGTGCAAAGGCGCTGCATCTGCTGATGGCCGTGGCCGTGCCGGCCTGGGTAGCGCATCAGCTTGGCCTCGGCTGGGGCTGGGTGGCGTTCGGCTACTTTGTCGGGCAGATGCTGGCGTCGTGCGTGCTGGTGGCGCTGATCCTGGGCACGCATTGGGCCGATGTGACGTTCTATCTGCCGCCAGAATCCGGCCAGTTGCCGCACACGTGGCACGAGCACGCCTTCCACACCGCGTGCGACTGGCAACCGCAACCGGCGTGGATCGGATACTGGCTGGGCGGCCTGAACTGGCACCTCACGCACCATCTGTTTCCGACCTACAGCCACCGCCACTATCCGGCGCTGGCCGCATGCGTGGCGGAGGTTGCACGCGCGCATGCGCTCGACTACCGCACGCTCACCTATCCAGAACTCCTGGCTGCACAGCAGACCTTTCTGCGTGCGATGGGTGAGCGGCCAAGCTGA